The following are from one region of the Variovorax sp. V213 genome:
- a CDS encoding CheR family methyltransferase, whose product MDVAPFEQLLKQAMGLDAASIGSAVVQRAVQERLAACQLPDAQAYWERLGTSAPELQELIEAVVVPETWFFRDPASFAALARLVGEDGRLLQGQTDLRLLSVPCSTGEEPYSLAMALLDAGFPQSALRIDAVDISNRALARAQRAVYGRNSFRGSDLAFRDRYFVATASGHSPVDEVRRPVRFRHGNLLDGLMAEAELYDVIFCRNVLIYFDRATQDRAIAVLKRLLKPRGWLFVGPSETALLSDHGFISAKLPLAFAFRKGPAAGSETKPRAAPSLFVPVRKPPAVAAAPLPPARPRLVPTPAAPAEAPTGIDRARRLADQGHLADAAAHCEAHLRQHGPSAEVFHLLGLVRDASGNAEDAAEQYRKALYLEPDHHEALIHLALLLRKRGDEAGAQRLQRRASRLYQGGGA is encoded by the coding sequence ATGGACGTCGCCCCGTTCGAGCAGCTGCTGAAGCAGGCGATGGGCCTGGACGCCGCCTCGATCGGCTCGGCCGTCGTCCAGCGCGCGGTGCAGGAGCGGCTGGCCGCCTGCCAGCTGCCGGATGCACAGGCCTACTGGGAGCGGCTCGGCACTTCAGCGCCGGAGTTGCAGGAACTCATCGAGGCCGTGGTGGTACCGGAGACCTGGTTCTTCCGCGATCCGGCGTCCTTCGCGGCGCTGGCGCGCCTGGTTGGCGAGGACGGGCGGCTCCTGCAGGGGCAGACGGATCTGCGCCTGCTGAGCGTGCCGTGCTCGACGGGAGAGGAGCCTTACTCGCTGGCCATGGCGCTGCTGGATGCGGGCTTTCCGCAAAGCGCGCTGCGCATCGACGCCGTGGACATCAGCAACCGCGCGCTGGCGCGGGCGCAGCGTGCGGTGTACGGCCGCAACTCGTTTCGCGGCAGCGACCTGGCGTTTCGCGATCGCTACTTCGTCGCAACTGCAAGTGGCCACAGCCCGGTGGACGAGGTGCGCCGGCCGGTGCGATTCCGGCACGGCAACCTGCTGGACGGCCTCATGGCCGAGGCGGAACTCTACGACGTCATCTTTTGCCGCAACGTGCTGATCTACTTCGATCGCGCCACGCAGGATCGCGCCATCGCGGTGCTGAAGCGGCTGCTCAAGCCGCGCGGCTGGCTGTTCGTCGGCCCTTCGGAAACGGCCTTGCTGTCGGACCACGGCTTCATCTCCGCGAAGCTTCCGCTCGCGTTCGCCTTCCGCAAGGGGCCGGCGGCCGGCAGCGAAACGAAGCCCCGCGCGGCGCCTTCGCTTTTCGTGCCCGTGCGCAAGCCGCCCGCGGTGGCCGCGGCGCCGCTCCCACCCGCCCGGCCCCGGCTGGTCCCCACGCCTGCGGCGCCGGCCGAAGCACCGACCGGCATCGACCGCGCGCGGCGTCTTGCCGACCAGGGGCACCTGGCCGACGCCGCGGCGCATTGCGAGGCGCACCTGCGCCAGCACGGTCCTTCGGCCGAGGTGTTCCACCTGCTCGGCCTGGTGCGCGACGCAAGCGGCAACGCGGAAGATGCCGCCGAGCAATACCGCAAGGCGCTCTACCTGGAGCCTGACCATCACGAAGCGCTGATCCACCTCGCGCTCTTGCTGCGCAAGCGCGGTGACGAGGCCGGTGCGCAGCGCCTGCAGCGGCGCGCGAGCCGGCTGTACCAGGGCGGCGGGGCCTGA
- a CDS encoding chemotaxis protein CheW, with translation MLFLLFQLGTERYALDAGQVVAVLPRLGLKEIPHAPPAVAGLCHYRGSPAPVIDLGQLALGRPCADRLSTRIVLVHFPDPTDGPHLLGLLAERVTETLRRDEGDFVPAGVSIDAASYLGPVTADARGLIQRIEVQRLLPPPLQALLFKKEAMPA, from the coding sequence ATGCTGTTCCTCCTCTTTCAACTCGGCACTGAACGCTACGCGCTCGACGCGGGCCAGGTCGTCGCCGTGCTGCCGCGGCTCGGCTTGAAAGAGATCCCCCACGCGCCCCCGGCAGTGGCCGGCCTGTGCCACTACCGCGGGAGCCCGGCGCCGGTGATCGATCTCGGCCAACTGGCGCTCGGCCGCCCCTGTGCGGACCGCCTGAGCACGCGCATCGTGCTCGTGCATTTTCCCGACCCGACCGACGGGCCCCACCTGCTGGGCCTGCTGGCCGAACGCGTGACCGAAACGCTGCGGCGCGACGAGGGCGACTTCGTTCCGGCCGGCGTCAGCATCGATGCGGCGTCCTACCTGGGCCCGGTCACGGCCGACGCGCGCGGGTTGATCCAGCGCATCGAGGTGCAACGCCTGCTGCCGCCGCCGCTGCAGGCGCTGTTGTTCAAAAAAGAGGCGATGCCAGCGTGA
- a CDS encoding methyl-accepting chemotaxis protein, whose product MNTWTIRQRILASFAAVLALMIVMGAVAYGCLARVAGDATVIQKDAVPGMAASSQLKAAWLDNFALTQKHVLETEDAEMRSVDAQLQVNRASLEKLSRSYETTIFTAKDRENFDAFLNLRAPYLRVQEDVLRLSTENKNQEARALLHNQLDPQFAKLRTALQVVADFNASNGEEAARQIMGAVTTANVAIVVSVAAALLLALALGYALLQSITRPLGRLLTAADAISTGDFTQRLDLERRDEFGTLAQGFNRMTEQLTVLFGQVQKSGIQVNTSATEIAATSKEQQATASEIAATTTEIGATSREISATSRELVRTMSEVSEVAEETATLAGGGQEGLLRMGETMHKVMEAVGSINAKLAVLSEKAGNINQVVTTITKVADQTNLLSLNAAIEAEKAGEFGRGFGVVATEIRRLADQTAVATYDIEQMVKEIQSAVSAGVMGMDKFSEEVRRGMQEVQQVGTQLSQIIAQVQALAPRFVAVSEGVQAQATGAEQISQALTQLSEAAQQTVDSLRQSGQAIDGLHLAAGGLRSGVSRFKLAEA is encoded by the coding sequence ATGAACACCTGGACCATACGACAGCGCATTCTCGCCAGCTTCGCCGCCGTGCTGGCACTGATGATCGTCATGGGCGCGGTCGCCTACGGCTGCCTCGCGCGCGTGGCCGGGGACGCGACCGTCATCCAGAAGGATGCGGTGCCGGGGATGGCGGCCAGCAGCCAGCTGAAGGCTGCCTGGCTCGACAATTTCGCGCTCACGCAGAAGCACGTTCTCGAAACCGAAGATGCCGAGATGCGCAGTGTCGACGCGCAGTTGCAGGTCAACCGGGCCAGTCTGGAGAAGCTGTCCCGCAGCTATGAGACCACCATCTTCACGGCCAAGGACCGGGAGAACTTCGACGCCTTCCTGAATCTTCGCGCCCCCTACTTGCGTGTGCAGGAGGATGTCCTGCGGTTGAGCACGGAGAACAAGAACCAAGAGGCTCGGGCACTGCTGCACAACCAACTCGATCCGCAGTTCGCGAAGCTCCGCACCGCCCTCCAGGTCGTCGCCGACTTCAACGCGTCGAATGGCGAGGAGGCGGCCCGGCAGATCATGGGGGCGGTGACGACCGCCAACGTGGCCATCGTGGTCAGTGTTGCCGCAGCCCTCTTGCTGGCGCTGGCGCTCGGCTACGCGCTGCTGCAGTCGATCACCCGGCCGCTGGGCCGCTTGCTCACGGCCGCCGATGCGATCAGCACCGGCGACTTCACCCAGCGCCTGGACCTGGAGCGGCGCGACGAGTTCGGCACCCTGGCGCAGGGTTTCAATCGCATGACGGAGCAGCTGACGGTGCTGTTCGGCCAGGTGCAGAAGTCCGGCATCCAGGTCAACACCTCGGCGACCGAGATCGCCGCCACGTCCAAGGAACAGCAAGCCACCGCCAGCGAGATCGCCGCCACCACCACCGAGATCGGCGCGACGTCGCGGGAGATTTCCGCCACCTCGCGCGAGCTGGTGAGGACCATGAGCGAGGTGTCGGAGGTGGCCGAGGAAACGGCCACGCTGGCGGGCGGCGGGCAGGAAGGCCTGCTGCGCATGGGAGAGACCATGCACAAGGTGATGGAAGCCGTCGGGTCGATCAACGCCAAGCTCGCCGTGCTGAGCGAAAAGGCCGGCAACATCAACCAGGTCGTCACCACCATCACCAAGGTGGCGGACCAGACCAACCTGCTGTCGCTCAATGCGGCCATCGAGGCCGAGAAGGCCGGCGAATTCGGGCGCGGCTTTGGCGTGGTCGCCACGGAGATCCGCCGGCTCGCCGACCAGACGGCCGTGGCCACCTACGACATCGAGCAGATGGTCAAGGAGATCCAGTCGGCGGTGTCGGCCGGCGTCATGGGCATGGACAAGTTTTCGGAGGAGGTGCGCCGCGGCATGCAGGAGGTGCAGCAGGTCGGCACGCAGCTGTCGCAGATCATCGCGCAGGTGCAGGCGCTGGCGCCGCGTTTCGTGGCGGTCAGCGAGGGCGTGCAGGCGCAGGCCACCGGCGCCGAGCAGATCAGCCAGGCACTCACGCAGTTGAGCGAAGCCGCCCAGCAGACCGTCGACTCGCTGCGCCAGTCCGGCCAGGCGATCGACGGCCTGCACCTGGCCGCCGGCGGCCTGCGCAGCGGAGTCTCGCGCTTCAAACTGGCGGAGGCGTGA
- a CDS encoding glycine zipper domain-containing protein, translating to MVDLKDTRRPGDKDDSHAAATGAGAVIGGTIGGVAGGAAAGAAVGGMTGPVGAAVGAAVGAAAGALAGRRMAKIDPDVEDAYWRDNYAGRSYVTGGSSYDDYAPAYRYGVDAYSRYPNRRFEDVEPELSRDWGTARGRSSLEWERAKHATRDAWQRVSDSVERAVPGDSDRDGL from the coding sequence ATGGTTGATCTCAAAGACACCCGCAGGCCCGGCGACAAGGACGATTCGCATGCGGCCGCGACCGGCGCCGGGGCCGTGATCGGCGGCACTATCGGTGGTGTGGCGGGCGGCGCGGCCGCAGGCGCGGCGGTGGGCGGCATGACGGGCCCTGTAGGCGCTGCAGTAGGCGCTGCAGTAGGCGCGGCAGCCGGGGCCCTGGCCGGCCGGCGCATGGCGAAGATCGATCCCGACGTCGAGGATGCGTACTGGCGCGACAACTACGCCGGACGTTCTTACGTGACGGGCGGATCGAGCTACGACGACTATGCACCGGCGTACCGCTACGGTGTCGATGCCTATTCGCGCTACCCGAATCGCAGGTTCGAGGACGTCGAGCCCGAATTAAGCCGCGATTGGGGCACGGCCCGCGGCCGCTCTTCGCTGGAGTGGGAGCGCGCCAAGCACGCGACGCGCGACGCATGGCAGCGCGTGAGCGACAGCGTGGAACGCGCCGTACCTGGCGACTCGGACCGCGACGGACTCTGA
- a CDS encoding Bug family tripartite tricarboxylate transporter substrate binding protein → MTHSPFSHSFKHNLLAAGAALCAALSSSAFAQADWPQQPVTLIMGFPAGSGVDVVARAIQEPLSRQLGKPVIIDYKSGAAGNIASEYVAHARPDGYTLSFGTAATHGSNAALYKKLPFDVEADFVPVAPVLDVSNVLTINPDVINARTLKEFVDLVKANPGKYNYASTGNGAGTHMAFAEFNSRLGLSMVHVPYKGGPEAITSVVRGETCCIMNQVQTVLPHYKAGKVRLLGVTTAAPVAAVKEVPTIASSGLAGTKGFDSSIWFGIFAPKGTDAHIVDKLNAAVKTVLEQPEIRERFESQGNTVRIESPVQFKKTVHDNRVKWAEVAKAANISID, encoded by the coding sequence ATGACCCATTCTCCCTTTTCGCATTCCTTCAAGCACAACCTGCTCGCGGCCGGCGCCGCCCTGTGCGCAGCCTTGTCGTCCAGCGCCTTTGCGCAGGCCGACTGGCCGCAGCAGCCGGTCACGCTGATCATGGGTTTTCCGGCCGGCTCGGGCGTGGACGTGGTGGCCCGCGCCATCCAGGAGCCGTTGTCCAGGCAGCTCGGAAAGCCGGTCATCATCGACTACAAGTCGGGCGCCGCCGGCAACATTGCCAGCGAGTACGTGGCGCATGCCAGGCCCGACGGCTACACGCTCTCGTTTGGCACCGCGGCCACGCACGGCAGCAACGCCGCGCTCTACAAGAAGCTGCCGTTCGACGTGGAGGCCGACTTCGTGCCGGTGGCCCCGGTGCTCGACGTTTCGAACGTGCTCACCATCAACCCGGACGTGATCAACGCGCGGACATTGAAGGAGTTCGTCGATCTCGTCAAGGCCAACCCAGGCAAGTACAACTATGCGTCTACAGGCAACGGCGCGGGCACGCACATGGCCTTTGCCGAATTCAATTCGCGCCTCGGCTTAAGCATGGTGCACGTGCCCTACAAGGGCGGGCCAGAGGCCATCACGTCGGTGGTGCGCGGCGAGACCTGCTGCATCATGAACCAGGTGCAGACGGTGCTGCCGCACTACAAGGCCGGCAAGGTGCGCCTCCTGGGCGTGACCACCGCCGCGCCGGTGGCGGCCGTGAAAGAGGTGCCCACCATTGCCTCGAGCGGCCTCGCGGGCACCAAGGGCTTCGACAGCTCGATCTGGTTCGGCATCTTCGCGCCGAAGGGCACCGATGCACACATCGTCGACAAGCTCAACGCCGCCGTGAAGACGGTGCTCGAGCAGCCCGAGATCCGCGAGCGCTTCGAAAGCCAGGGCAACACCGTGCGCATCGAGTCGCCCGTGCAGTTCAAGAAGACCGTGCACGACAACCGCGTGAAGTGGGCCGAGGTGGCGAAGGCCGCGAACATCAGCATCGACTGA
- a CDS encoding MBL fold metallo-hydrolase yields the protein MVRPTQQLHPAREPVPVRAAATVLLLRDSEAGIEVLMTRRSDTASFAPGAYVFPGGHIDEADEAAKRIAAHRPTQSGIQLTQAITAIREGFEELGVLLARHADGSPVRMEDIATMDRSTTSPISFVAQCEERQLVLAADQVFSLAHWITDRDLPKRFDVPFLVARMPEGQAPAADESEQFEPCWVRPADALARHAAGSFFMIFPTVRTLQRLAAYPNVDAVLQACAPRDGAEKPLWTSCPRAGLLRGQEARYMESDSPFGELALVCPDGQMLHALDWQSERPVPLLKNVQRLTAPNPGAMTGPGTNSYIVGDAATGYLVIDPGPNDAEHIGRLWRATQGDIRMIVCTHSHADHSPGAAPLQALCKETKPPILGLSSAPTARSSARFTAERELQGGERLALSGTTAEGAGITHTLRAIHTPGHAANHLCLVLEEDGLLFSGDHILNGSTTVIDPPDGDMNAYLDSLDKLDAACEAGGIEFILPAHGYVISSARAAIAQLKAHRLKREAKIASAMKKLPQGTPEDWLPLAYDDVPERMWPVAARSLAAHVARIRQLACAP from the coding sequence ATGGTCCGCCCCACCCAACAACTACACCCCGCACGCGAGCCCGTGCCCGTGCGCGCGGCAGCCACCGTGCTGCTGCTGCGCGATTCCGAAGCCGGCATCGAAGTGCTGATGACGCGCCGCTCCGACACTGCAAGCTTTGCGCCAGGCGCCTATGTATTTCCCGGCGGCCATATCGACGAAGCCGACGAGGCCGCCAAGCGCATCGCCGCCCACCGCCCCACCCAAAGCGGCATCCAGCTGACGCAGGCCATCACGGCCATCCGCGAAGGCTTCGAGGAGCTTGGCGTGCTGCTCGCGCGCCATGCCGATGGCAGCCCCGTGCGGATGGAAGACATCGCGACGATGGATCGCAGCACCACGTCGCCCATTTCGTTCGTCGCGCAATGCGAAGAGCGCCAGCTGGTGCTCGCGGCCGACCAGGTGTTCAGCCTGGCGCACTGGATCACCGACCGCGACCTGCCCAAGCGCTTCGACGTGCCTTTTCTGGTGGCGCGCATGCCCGAGGGCCAGGCGCCCGCGGCCGACGAGAGCGAGCAGTTCGAGCCCTGCTGGGTGCGGCCGGCCGATGCGTTGGCGCGCCACGCGGCGGGCAGCTTCTTCATGATCTTTCCGACCGTGCGCACGCTGCAGCGGCTGGCGGCCTACCCGAACGTCGATGCGGTGCTGCAAGCCTGCGCTCCGAGGGACGGCGCCGAGAAACCGCTGTGGACCAGCTGCCCGCGCGCAGGTTTGCTCCGCGGACAGGAAGCGCGCTACATGGAAAGCGATTCGCCCTTTGGCGAGCTCGCGCTGGTGTGCCCCGACGGACAGATGCTGCACGCGCTCGACTGGCAGAGCGAGCGCCCGGTGCCGCTGCTCAAGAACGTGCAGCGCCTCACGGCGCCCAACCCCGGCGCCATGACCGGACCGGGCACCAACAGCTACATCGTGGGCGACGCGGCCACGGGTTACCTAGTGATCGACCCGGGACCGAACGACGCCGAGCATATCGGCCGGCTCTGGCGTGCCACGCAAGGCGATATCCGCATGATCGTGTGCACCCATTCGCATGCCGACCATTCGCCCGGCGCGGCGCCGCTGCAGGCGCTGTGCAAGGAGACGAAGCCGCCGATCCTCGGGCTGTCTTCGGCGCCCACGGCGCGCTCGTCGGCACGCTTTACCGCCGAGCGCGAACTGCAGGGCGGCGAGCGCCTGGCGCTCTCGGGCACCACGGCCGAAGGCGCGGGCATCACCCATACGCTGCGCGCCATCCACACGCCGGGCCACGCCGCCAACCACCTGTGCCTGGTGCTGGAGGAAGACGGGCTGCTGTTCTCCGGCGACCACATCCTGAACGGCAGCACCACCGTGATCGATCCGCCGGACGGCGATATGAACGCCTATCTCGATTCGCTGGACAAGCTCGACGCGGCCTGCGAAGCGGGCGGCATCGAATTCATCCTACCCGCGCACGGCTACGTCATCAGCAGCGCACGCGCCGCCATTGCGCAGCTGAAAGCGCATCGCCTGAAGCGCGAAGCCAAGATTGCATCCGCCATGAAGAAACTCCCCCAAGGCACCCCGGAAGACTGGCTGCCCCTTGCCTACGACGACGTGCCCGAGCGCATGTGGCCGGTGGCGGCCCGCTCGCTGGCGGCGCACGTCGCGCGCATCCGGCAACTGGCTTGCGCCCCATGA
- a CDS encoding RNA pseudouridine synthase, giving the protein MNGPGEEGIRLAKRVAALAGCSRREAELLIENGAVRVDGVPALLPQSRVQDHQKVEIEPGAKPEPVVPVTLLLHKPAGMATDTAHRLLVAANHHEPERAGMRFLPAHAKAQRCMTPLETGASGLVVYTQEWRIERKLQEDAGVLEHEVMVDVAGTVSPEQLVRFERSPARVSIGRQADDQTGLRFALKGARPGQIAHLCDEAGLRILAMRRIRIGRVPLAGLEPGQWRYLSPHERF; this is encoded by the coding sequence ATGAACGGCCCCGGCGAAGAAGGCATTCGCCTTGCCAAGCGCGTGGCCGCGCTCGCAGGCTGCTCGCGCCGCGAGGCCGAACTGCTCATCGAGAACGGCGCGGTGCGCGTCGACGGCGTGCCGGCGCTGCTGCCGCAGTCGCGCGTGCAAGACCATCAGAAGGTCGAGATCGAGCCCGGCGCCAAGCCCGAGCCGGTGGTGCCCGTCACCCTGCTGCTGCACAAGCCCGCCGGCATGGCGACCGACACCGCCCACCGGCTGCTGGTGGCCGCCAACCACCACGAGCCCGAACGCGCGGGCATGCGCTTCCTGCCGGCGCATGCCAAGGCACAGCGCTGCATGACGCCGCTGGAAACCGGCGCCAGCGGGCTCGTCGTCTACACGCAGGAATGGCGCATCGAGCGCAAGTTGCAGGAAGACGCGGGCGTGCTCGAACATGAAGTGATGGTCGACGTGGCGGGCACGGTCAGCCCCGAGCAGCTGGTGCGCTTCGAACGCTCACCCGCGCGCGTGAGCATCGGCCGACAGGCCGACGACCAGACCGGCCTGCGCTTTGCGCTCAAGGGCGCGCGGCCCGGGCAGATCGCGCACCTGTGCGACGAAGCGGGCCTGCGCATTCTTGCGATGCGGCGCATCCGCATCGGCCGCGTGCCGCTGGCCGGGCTGGAGCCCGGGCAGTGGCGCTATCTTTCGCCGCACGAACGCTTCTGA
- the cysK gene encoding cysteine synthase A: MKAQNILQTIGNTPHIRINRLFGNAKQQVWIKSERANPGGSIKDRIALSMVEDAERSGALKPGGTIVEPTSGNTGIGLAMVAAVKGYKLILVMPDSMSMERRRLMLAYGATFDLTPRAGGMKASIARAEEIVAGTPGAWMPQQFNNPANVDVHMRTTAEEIAADFPDGIDVLITGVGTGGHITGVAKVLKKKWPKLQVFAVEPVASPVISGGAPSPHPIQGIGAGFIPKNLDTSLLDGVLQVDAEPAREMARRCAVEEGMLVGISSGATLTAIAQKLPTLPPDAVVLGFNYDTGERYLSVDGFLPA, encoded by the coding sequence ATGAAAGCCCAGAACATCCTGCAGACCATCGGCAACACGCCGCACATCCGCATCAACCGCCTGTTCGGCAATGCGAAGCAGCAGGTGTGGATCAAGTCCGAGCGCGCCAATCCGGGTGGCTCCATCAAGGACCGCATCGCGCTGTCGATGGTCGAAGATGCCGAAAGATCGGGTGCGCTGAAGCCCGGCGGCACCATCGTCGAGCCCACCTCGGGCAACACGGGCATCGGCCTGGCGATGGTTGCGGCAGTCAAGGGCTACAAGCTGATCCTGGTGATGCCCGACAGCATGTCGATGGAGCGCCGCCGCCTCATGCTCGCGTATGGCGCAACGTTCGACCTGACGCCGCGCGCCGGCGGGATGAAGGCCTCCATTGCCCGCGCCGAAGAAATCGTGGCCGGCACGCCGGGCGCGTGGATGCCGCAGCAGTTCAACAACCCGGCCAACGTCGACGTGCACATGCGCACCACGGCCGAGGAAATCGCGGCCGATTTTCCTGACGGCATCGACGTGCTGATCACGGGTGTGGGCACCGGCGGCCACATCACCGGCGTGGCCAAGGTGCTCAAGAAGAAGTGGCCGAAGCTGCAGGTGTTTGCGGTGGAGCCGGTGGCCTCGCCGGTGATCTCGGGCGGCGCGCCCTCGCCGCACCCGATCCAGGGCATTGGCGCTGGCTTCATCCCGAAGAACCTCGACACCTCGCTGCTGGACGGCGTGCTGCAGGTGGACGCCGAGCCCGCGCGCGAAATGGCCCGCCGCTGCGCGGTCGAGGAAGGCATGCTGGTGGGCATCTCCTCCGGCGCCACGCTCACGGCCATTGCGCAGAAGCTGCCCACGCTGCCGCCCGACGCGGTGGTGCTGGGCTTCAACTACGACACCGGCGAGCGCTACCTCTCGGTCGACGGTTTCCTCCCAGCCTGA